In Fusarium oxysporum f. sp. lycopersici 4287 chromosome 2, whole genome shotgun sequence, a genomic segment contains:
- a CDS encoding hypothetical protein (At least one base has a quality score < 10), producing the protein MAPELERRTLAEAFEGLEIPSSRAQHQTDSNLGHSIRLMLSSSLRGNGSIRIRSAPSKGSTLLLTQDDGHYEDDAEDEGHPDEDNIELKNYLDDIADALKKQKSKNDSKIAATFNERLSQMVYGSNMIEMVGSGLDITVKLCQRIFEGQDVDDAEINDRDPIYQALRMDLVSKNKSSGHKDVLRSRREIIQHAKAAYYMMNEVAIKGKDLSEEIILETHRLLTYKIDSPDKIPWSEYGGSYRTCPVQRGFHSFPHQAGVPKAVRDLTDSLKADIATAEASGEIDPVALAAKYCHKFVNIHPFLDGNSRTSRLILNTILLKYGGCFVWLGMDSKDRGEYMRISAEGFSAEAMDMQREDMDDLPEDFKPKHHKKLATFTLKHARDTMTKVLRTLKRKD; encoded by the coding sequence ATGGCACCTGAACTCGAGCGACGCACCCTTGCTGAAGCCTTCGAAGGCCTCGAGATTCCATCTTCCCGAGCTCAGCACCAGACTGACTCTAACCTCGGGCACTCTATTCGTCTTATGCTCTCATCGAGTCTCCGTGGCAACGGTTCGATCCGTATTCGTTCAGCACCGAGCAAGGGATCGACATTGCTACTTACGCAAGACGACGGTCATTACGAGGacgatgctgaagatgagggtCATCCCGATGAAGACAACATCGAATTGAAGAACTACCTCGACGACATCGCAGATGCTCTTAAGAAGCAGAAGTCAAAGAATGACTCCAAGATTGCTGCAACCTTCAACGAGAGACTGTCGCAGATGGTCTACGGCTCAAACATGATAGAGATGGTCGGCAGTGGTCTGGATATCACAGTCAAGCTTTGTCAACGCATTTTCGAAGGACAAGATGTGGACGATGCAGAGATCAACGATCGCGACCCAATCTACCAAGCTCTCCGAATGGACCTTGTGAGCAAGAACAAGTCTAGTGGACACAAAGACGTGCTCCGAAGCCGACGCGAGATCATCCAGCATGCAAAGGCTGCGTACTACATGATGAACGAAGTCGCCATCAAGGGAAAGGATCTATCTGAAGAGATCATTCTGGAAACCCACCGCCTCTTGACGTATAAAATCGACAGTCCGGATAAGATTCCCTGGAGCGAATATGGTGGCAGCTACCGAACTTGTCCCGTTCAGCGAGGCTTTCACTCTTTCCCACACCAAGCTGGGGTCCCGAAGGCGGTACGCGACCTGACTGACTCCCTCAAGGCCGATATCGCAACAGCAGAGGCGAGCGGAGAGATTGACCCTGTGGCTCTAGCAGCCAAATACTGCCACAAGTTCGTCAACATTCACCCCTTCCTTGATGGAAACAGCAGGACAAGCCGTCTTATCTTGAATACCATTCTCCTCAAGTATGGAGGTTGCTTTGTCTGGCTTGGGATGGATTCAAAGGACCGGGGCGAGTACATGAGGATCTCAGCGGAAGGATTCTCCGCTGAGGCCATGGATATGCAGCGGGAGGACATGGATGATCTACCAGAGGACTTCAAGCCAAAACATCACAAGAAACTCGCCACATTCACTCTGAAGCATGCTCGGGACACAATGACCAAGGTCCTTCGAACATTGAAACGAAAGGATTAG